A window from Chrysemys picta bellii isolate R12L10 chromosome 2, ASM1138683v2, whole genome shotgun sequence encodes these proteins:
- the LOC101939137 gene encoding carboxypeptidase N subunit 2-like, which produces MISVLFPLLFGYVLPDCPQKCLCTPSLMDCRRANLYEVPHDIAQKTETLILNDNHLTLISPGVFQHLLNLTFLGLANNKLSLQNDSFDNIGKSVLSLDLSGNNFTDLPSNLFRNTKKLVWLNLAENRLGLLDSTIFSSLEKLTYLDLSNNRLKMLASMFVGLSQLDTLMLAGNHLSTIPQGVFDPIPNLKILVLSHNEISHLPEGLFDNLKSLNDLLLDYNNFTEISHAIFTTLHNLEHFSISKNRIQNIPPLLFAGRFTLRKLDLSSNLLSELPSDFPSGLEQLEVLNLSANCIGNVPKNLFINNTKLEFLHLDKTCLQTPPIFSGLQNLIELTVCCNGIKILPKTFTDNMANLELLDLSLNNIREIEDDAFKMNHNITKVILTGNPVCTTEQFMHYSFKGLDCSSKN; this is translated from the coding sequence ATGATCTCTGTGCTATTTCCGCTGCTGTTTGGATATGTCCTGCCAGACTGCCCCCAGAAGTGTTTATGCACCCCTTCTCTAATGGATTGCCGCCGTGCCAATTTATATGAAGTTCCACATGATATCGCTCAAAAAACAGAAACATTGATCTTGAACGACAACCATTTAACCCTCATTTCTCCAGGAGTGTTTCAGCACCTTCTCAATCTCACATTCCTTGGTTTAGCCAACAACAAGCTGTCACTTCAGAATGACTCGTTTGACAACATCGGCAAGAGCGTCCTCTCTCTGGATCTCTCTGGGAACAATTTCACAGACTTGCCATCAAACTTGTTCAGGAACACAAAGAAACTGGTTTGGTTAAACTTAGCTGAAAACAGATTGGGTCTTTTGGACAGTACAATTTTCAGCTCCCTAGAAAAACTCACCTATCTCGACCTCTCTAATAACAGGCTGAAGATGCTTGCATCCATGTTTGTGGGGCTTTCCCAGCTTGATACCTTAATGCTGGCCGGTAACCATCTCTCCACCATACCACAAGGAGTTTTTGATCCCATTCCTAACCTTAAGATCCTTGTTTTGTCCCACAATGAAATAAGCCATTTGCCTGAGGGTTTGTTTGACAACCTGAAGAGTCTTAATGACTTGCTGCTAGATTATAATAATTTTACTGAGATATCACATGCTATATTCACAACCCTCCACAATCTAGAACATTTTTCAATTTCTAAAAATAGAATTCAAAATATTCCACCTCTCTTGTTTGCTGGCAGGTTTACCTTAAGGAAACTTGACTTGTCTAGTAATTTACTCTCAGAGCTGCCTTCAGACTTCCCTTCAGGGTTGGAGCAGCTGGAAGTTCTTAATTTATCTGCAAATTGTATTGGTAATGTTCCCAAAAATCTATTCATAAATAATACTAAGCTAGAGTTTCTGCATTTGGACAAAACTTGTCTCCAGACTCCACCCATTTTTTCAGGCCTTCAAAATCTGATTGAATTAACTGTATGCTGTAATGGCATAAAAATCTTACCAAAAACATTCACTGACAATATGGCTAATTTGGAACTATTGGATCTCTCCCTGAACAATATAAGAGAAATAGAGGATGATGCATTTAAGATGAACCATAATATCACAAAAGTAATTTTGACTGGGAATCCAGTTTGCACAACTGAACAATTTATGCATTACTCTTTTAAAGGACTAGACTGTAGCAGTAAAAATTAA